Proteins encoded in a region of the Quercus lobata isolate SW786 chromosome 8, ValleyOak3.0 Primary Assembly, whole genome shotgun sequence genome:
- the LOC115954430 gene encoding WRKY DNA-binding transcription factor 70, with protein sequence METTHPWSEGPSTTRKKVIKELVEGRDYATQLKSILHKPLEITHDHASSSPSPHELVSKILRSFTETLSVFTSSCESGEVIHQNLAVSHADSHCDDPRSDDSGESRKRPTPKDRRGCYKRRKTTQTWAKVSHTTDDDHAWRKYGQKEILNAKHPRSYFRCTRKYDQGCRATKQVQRMEEDPQMYQITYIGLHTCKDPLKAPQIIMEPDLWETYIVNPPDSMWGNGKLADHDQALSSSTTPTIKQESKEEALSDLTDNLSSLGTDNNNSYLWTDFKDFELVGPAIMSPKLGSDNGDVVSTMYSCTETASHGLDFGGHFDGDFNFDDI encoded by the exons ATGGAAACTACTCATCCTTGGTCTGAAGGTCCATCAACTACTCGGAAAAAGGTGATCAAAGAGCTAGTTGAAGGCCGAGACTATGCAACCCAGCTTAAGTCCATTCTCCACAAGCCCTTGGAAATAACTCATGACCATGCCTCATCCTCACCCTCACCTCATGAACTTGTCTCGAAAATCTTGAGATCTTTCACTGAGACTCTTTCCGTATTCACTTCTTCTTGTGAGTCTGGTGAGGTAATTCATCAGAATCTGGCTGTTTCCCATGCTGATTCACATTGCGATGACCCCAGGTCTGATGACTCTGGCGAGAGTAGAAAGAGGCCAACTCCCAAGGATCGGAGAGGCTGTTATAAGAGAAG GAAGACCACACAGACATGGGCAAAAGTTTCTCACACAACGGATGACGATCATGCATGGAGAAAGTATGGCCAAAAGGAGATCCTCAATGCTAAACACCCAAG GAGTTACTTCAGATGTACACGGAAGTACGACCAAGGGTGCCGAGCAACCAAACAAGTGCAGAGAATGGAAGAAGACCCACAAATGTATCAAATCACATACATAGGGCTTCACACTTGCAAAGACCCTCTAAAGGCACCACAAATCATCATGGAACCTGATCTTTGGGAAACATATATTGTTAATCCCCCAGACTCAATGTGGGGCAATGGCAAACTAGCTGATCATGATCAAGCGCTAAGCTCATCCACTACCCCAACCATAAAACAAGAATCTAAGGAAGAAGCACTCAGTGATCTAACTGATAACCTCTCCTCCTTGGGTActgataataataatagttatttGTGGACAGATTTTAAGGATTTTGAATTGGTTGGGCCTGCAATTATGTCCCCCAAGTTGGGGTCCGATAACGGAGACGTGGTATCTACTATGTACTCCTGTACGGAGACGGCTTCACATGGTTTGGACTTTGGTGGTCATTTTGATGGTGATTTCAATTTTGATGATATTTAG